In a single window of the Gammaproteobacteria bacterium genome:
- the icmW gene encoding type IVB secretion system protein IcmW produces the protein MPKLDLQAAHEYWNQFNDPMIYRVVSFMESVEDWTKDNDPQLEQEINKLGDALEALTSFKVSEEENFIKLMTFLKMPRLLRILQAVDTIEPGSASKLLMYAEEKSPSNTLIALFLRRNIVFERLRLLTRVFSPARFSLILRALENE, from the coding sequence ATGCCAAAACTAGATTTACAAGCCGCTCATGAGTACTGGAATCAGTTTAATGATCCCATGATTTACCGCGTGGTCTCATTTATGGAAAGTGTCGAGGATTGGACCAAAGATAACGACCCTCAATTAGAACAAGAAATTAATAAACTTGGTGACGCCCTTGAGGCACTCACCTCATTCAAGGTCAGCGAAGAAGAAAACTTCATCAAGCTGATGACATTTCTCAAAATGCCACGCTTACTGCGTATCCTGCAAGCTGTTGATACTATTGAACCTGGATCAGCATCGAAGCTGTTAATGTATGCCGAAGAAAAAAGTCCGAGCAATACGCTGATTGCTTTATTTCTCAGAAGAAACATCGTATTTGAGCGCCTAAGGCTGCTCACTCGAGTATTTTCGCCGGCTCGTTTTTCATTGATACTCCGTGCACTGGAGAATGAATAA